The sequence AAATTATCCTATAATCCAATTGAAGTAACAAAACTATCTTCTATTACTTTGTTGCTTTCTAGCTTTTCTACAAGTATTGCATCTTACAGGATCATTCTCAAAGCCTTTTTCTTTATAAAATTCTTGTTCTCCTTCTGTGAAAACAAATTCCTCTCCACAATCCTTGCATACTAAAGTTTTATCTGCCATTTTATATTCCTCCTGTTATAAAACAATTCTAACATTATAGTATTATCTCTACTTTTCTTAAATTTATTCATTATAATAATTAATAAATTTATAGTATTTTTTCTATTCTGCATCAAACTGACTATTATATAATTTATAATAGAAGCCTTTTTTCTTTAGCAACTCTTCGTGATTTCCTTGTTCTTCAATATGTCCATTATTTAACACTAAAATTAAATCAGCATCCCTTATG comes from Clostridium sp. TW13 and encodes:
- a CDS encoding zinc-ribbon domain-containing protein; the encoded protein is MADKTLVCKDCGEEFVFTEGEQEFYKEKGFENDPVRCNTCRKARKQQSNRR